The genomic window CAAAGaagatggttttttttacatatgcTAGTGTGGTGATCAGAGAGATCTCACTTTCTGAGGCTGGGCCTACACTACCTGGCTCTACCTTAATTCCTTTATAGGGTTTGCACGATGTAACTTCAAGAGTGGATAAATCTAGGCTTGCCCTCAGTGCAACAGGTTTCTGAGTTGCTCCACATATTCCACAGGTTTGCAGTgacattttagtttttaataaaatatttctttttctcctgcttggtctttttcttcttgttggttaaaaataagaaagggtGGAGGGAGCTCACAATAAgcacaatgaaaaaaagtttaagaaaCATCTAATTACTCCACTGCTGTAGGGCTGTCTTGCTTTCCTTGCAGTACTACAAGTTGGTGCtactaattttgaaaatttcctttccattctaattttttttaaattacaccTGAATGCTTTTGAGTTACTGTACTGCCCCCTAGTACTAAAATTTTCAATGTGGCAGTAAAGAATTGATGCACTCCATGAGTTCAGCCCTTTTCACAGCTTTCAACTTAATACAACACAGATACACAAGAATTGCAAATCCATGCATAAAGACAACAAAATGCAGTGCTGGCAGTTCCTCTGTAAGGTGCTGTGCTATTGTTTTTGATATTTACCATCCCACTCTAGAAGCCAGATATGAATTAATCTTCACCTTGACTACTTCTGGCATCCACTCTCCATCTGTATCTGTTTCTGATCATTTTCTGGAAAGTATCTGTGGCTGATTAAAGCTCTGGACTGACAGGGCACATTAATCAGATGAAACAACTAGCTGATGAAAGACatttcagaagttaaaatatGCATCATCTATTCCCTGTCATTTTGTTAGCTCTGTCAAAATAGGAACTTAAACAATTACGAACGTGAAGGCACATAACGTGTTTAAGACAGGCTGTCTCTGGTTCATTCAATCATGTCTCACCTTCAGGGTCAAAAAGTTACAACTGTGATGTTATTCCAGAAGGATCTCAATAAGCAACATTAACAAATTACCATCCATCCTCTGCTTAGATATGTTTACCCCTTAATGCTAGTCTGTGATTAGAAGCCTTTACACACAGATGCAATCACATGTGAATTTCAGACCTGAAAGGCAAAATTTTCATACCTGAATACAGAGAATCATATTTTCTGTAAAGCTTTATTTCAACAGCAAGGGATTTTCCTTACAActgcaagaaattaaaaaaaaaaaaaagaggataagACTGTCGGGTTTTTTTCCCGGGATATGAAGTTGTTGTTCATCCAAGAGAGCGATTCAGTAAGCTTTCATATTGTCATTTTGAAGCACCTACCCTTCATTTTTACTTTAGTTTTGGAGTGAACCCAAGACCTAACAGTTTTATTATACTTATTTTCCTTGGTCAGGAAGAAATCACATAATCCTTAGTACTTTCACTTTCAAGTCTTCTGCCTCTGGTGAATCAAACTTACCCCTCTGCCAAATTACTGTATATTCGTGTTTCTGTGATGATTCCTGAGTGACTAGGGGCAGCCAATGCaactccattttaaaataaaagattttaaatatcCACTATGATGTCTGGCTTGCAAATATCTGAGTTCAAGAATCCCATTTTCTTGGTACATAAGCCCTCCAAACAGGTAGAAAGTAACAGAAATGGTTTATTGTTTTTAGGGCTAGAAATTTTCAGCTGCTATGGGACAAAATGAAGGAACTATTGGGGAGTTAAAGACCCCTCAAcaatttagattttttaaaatcagattacAGTTTACTAACCCAAATCTcgttaaaaatattaatttgttgTCATGCATTTTACAAGACTAACAGAACCCTGTCTTTTATTAGAATGCTTAGAAACTTACTTAACCTGTTCTGCAACTGATGGACCAGTGCAGAAAGTATAATGCCCAATACAGTCCATGCTGTATCCTTCCAACTGAAGTGACTCCCATCACCTCCCATGACTTTATGATGTTCTCCTtgtcctccttcctctgcaccttttcttctccacacTTCTGGTCCTCTTTCATGCTAAGAGTTAACTGGTACGTGGATCACGGAGTGATACACAAGTTTATAACCCCTAGAATGTGCTCATTGCTTGGCTTGTGAAGTTGTCAGAGAGAAGGTCATGCTGAAAACTCTCCTATCAATAAGATCATTTTATCAATTCCTCCTCAATTTATCTTTTCCTCCTAGAAGTTGACAGTCATCACAAAGCTTGTGCaaacctctttattttctcagataTCAGATctcagaaaaatgtaattttagtgTGTCTTATGTTGATGTTGTTTGATGATGATGTTTGATATGTATTGGGGAGAACAGGGCTGACAGAGAAACAGTGTGGTCACATAAACTTTTCTTTAAGGAACCATGTTGAAAACAGAGTTATCACGTTGTGCCTAAATCCAAAATTTTTCATTGAGTTTTTAATCTACATGTGAATACAAAAAATACATATGGTggatattaattttaaaatcatcccTTGAGACTAAAATAATGTCTGTAAGAAAGGATTAATTACTTTCTAGTGCTATAGGGAATGCAGCAGTAGTGTCCATCACCACCAGGACATCTAACATCCTTTCTCACTACTCCTCATTTAAGTGATGTACTCACATTACAACTTGTATCTATTTACACCtgcatttacaaaataaatgtatattttatagaTAACGAATTTACAAACACTTGATGTGTTGCAAAGTTTTTATGCATTCATGTTCCTCCACAACAGTCCTCAGAATGGATTTTGCTGGCTATTAACTAGGTCAGAGACAGGACATTGTAAATCCAGATGAGTCTGAAACAAGTATGCAGACTAAAAGCTAAAATATTCCTTATACAGTATGATTCTTCCCAATTCCCAAtgtaaaccagaaaatattCTCATCCtgacaataaaatattatatatacagATCTTGTTCCATATAACACTGGCCTCTTAAACTGCCCCCCTCGTAAAAAATTTCCTTCTAAACAACTATGGAAGTATCACAGGTTGGAGGTAAGGAACTCCTAAATCAGATTATTCTTCTGTCACATCTGCTTGaaaacattcctgctgctgtgtggtgACAGAAGACAGTGTGTTCTGTAAACCTTACTTTGaatttctgaaagcagcagaataaGAAACTGATACCACACAACTTAAGGGATAgtttcaaacattttaatttcGGTTGTTTGACAAGTATAAAAGAAAACCCATGTATCCGATCTTGCATACTCTTATAACATGTGAACAATCCTTACTGAGCAATCCTTTGTGTGACTCAGGACTACTCAAGTGAGTATAGTTTTTAGCAGTAGCCCTAAACCCTTCCATTGAACACACAGACCCCTCAAATATTCATGGAGGAGAGTAAAACCACAGTAAAGGTTTGCATGAAGAGATCACTCattcatacacacacagactttGTAGCCAGTATTATCCTCTCCATGCAGCCACTGGGTGGACTGACTAACAACACCCTCCAGACTGTTGTTATCTTGAGAAAAACTGCCTCTCCTGGTACTTCAGAGAAATAGCCTGTCCTTTAAAACACTGGTCTAACAGAGTGTCTTCTGTCTCTATGACTCCCTCTCATACCTTTCCACCAGCAATGGTAGCAGAGGGGGATAAAACATCTCAAAGCAGCAAGGCTGCTGGTGAAGCTGCAGTCCAGGCTGTGGTGACACGAGACACTGCACAGGCAGTGGCCCTCATGCTGGTGGAGTATTTAAGCTGTATTTAGTTACTCTGGCACAACTAAGGCAAAACCCACAGGACAGTAATATAActcatacaaatatttttattttttttccctctcgTAAACAGTGATTTAAATATTCAGTTCCTATGCATGCACTTCAGGTTGGTACAAAATAGGAAGTAATATGGCACACACTCTAAAATGTTGCATATGCAGTAGCCTTCAGCATTGTTATGTGAGTTACATGGTACTCACTGTGTATTCATACCAGCTTCCTGGCTGTGTAACTCTCCTATACTTGACTTTGCTGTAGCAGAAACATCTCACTGGCTGAGTTTGTGAAGCTTTCACTGTTTTCCAAATGGCAGAATCACAACTGCACCATCACCTACAGTGTCCAAAGTCTGCTTTAAGTATTTGAGAGATCTTTAGACATGAACTACTTCTACATGTGAAGccactttttatttctcattaaagACCTAATATTTCAGATCTGGGTACATCTGTAGATAGGCAACAACCATATATCCCTGATTAATGATATTGAAGAGTATCCAACTATAAAGATAGACACTCAGTTTTGGCTAAGAACACCAGAAAATTTGAGACTGTGTGCTGAACTCTGCATGTTTGGAAGCAAGGGTTATATTCTCTCTTGTTCCTTTAACTCACTactgaaaacaacaacaaaaagaaatactcTTTTGCAtgtagaaaagagaaaactataCTGTACTTCCACATATGAAAGTACAGAGAAATCATGTAGTGTCTTCAAGGAGTCACTTCACTATTTTATGATcctcagagagagaaattagAACTGAGGGATTTGGTGTCTTCCCAGGTATGAGGGTACATTCCCATGGCAAGCTCAGGCCAAAAATTCCCATTACCACCCACCAATATTTAACAAGACCTACATGCACATAACATAGACAGATACATATTAAGCTAAATGAAAACATAACTCCattacaaaactgaaatataaagACATTCATTTACAgtgcaataaagaaaaaataaaagcagcttaGCTCTTTGCAGAACTGCAGGTGACATATTTCATTATAAATGGCCTCAGACCTGAATTTGAGGTGCTTCTAATACTATGATGCCAATGTCATCTCTAGTGAAGAGCTTCACCCTCCATGATGACAGAATGGATGCTAAGCTCAGGACACTGGGAGATGCTTTGGGTCATCGATTATTTGTTCCCACAGCAGCCACAATGTGTATCACCTAAAAGGAATGCAAGGTGGCTAAGCAAACAAAGTGCTAACAGCTTTCACttagtttttgaaaatacagatggTTTTGTGCACTTCCACTAAATTCCTGGATGTTCATCTGCTAAAGCTTTCTCAGCAACTTGCAAAATACAGAAACCCTTTTATTTGTGTTATGTATTTGTGGCTGAGGAAAAAGTCAACaacttccattttttctttcagtcttcaAGCCTGTGATATTTCTGAGGTAAATAAGTCAGAGCATCTTGAATTAATGATATTAAACTAATCATAACAAATCACAGCCTCGAAAAGAAGGACTCAGTGTCTTCTCTCCCCAGATAAAGTCACTGAGATTCCTATTGGTGCACTTCCAAAACCCCTGACAATCAGAGTAGTGCTCATCTCTTAACTTTGGCCATCTAAAAGGGAGATGGAAAGTCAAACGTGTTGTCAAGGCATCTGATCAACACTGAGTAACAGGTCTCCAGAGAAGGATTTGCATCGCCTGTGCATTTTAAGATTGGGGTGAATCACTCCCTGGGGATGTGCACCAGAGAGCACCTACATGACAAGTACAACACTATCTGCCCATCTTCtagatatttaaataaagtGAACACCACCCTGATACCAGAACACAGAAAAGTATTAGACAAATGATAATGTCAGAAAAACAAGTATTCCAGAACATCACAATTAATGTGTTAAATTTCATTACCTTACTAACAAGCAGCAAATATGAAGGTGAAACAGTGCAAAGTCAATAACCCCTCTGTCCATCCTCAGTAACAGTCACATTTCAGTGTTAGTGCTAGCTAATTGGCTGTTTCATGGCAACCCAGACTACAGTGCATTGTGGAAGTCCAACTCTTATACTGCAGAGAGAAGTATTATCTTGTTACACTAATTAGAGTGTAAAATAGTCTGCAATTGATCAAAGCAGACCACAGCTACAGTCGCCATAAAGTCCAGGTCTAAGTTCGTTTCTATACTAGGTGTGCCATGGGACATCctatctgaaataaaattcattgCCTTCCATCTTCAGACTTCCTGAGTAAGATGAGCAACAGGCCAGTTTTTGAAGGACGTCTCTTATAATGTGATATAAAATAAGCATGTGATAACAAAACCTATGTGCAAAAACCCTCTGAAATAGAAGTCTACAAACAACAATTGCTCTTcacatacaaacacacagagatacAAATACCCGAACACTGTTCTCCACAAAGACAGGCTTGTCAGCCACCATGCAGTGCTACCcctgcaagaaagaaagaaaccccaCCCACAAGACACATGTCTAAGATACgcagcattcccagcaggtGACCTGCCATCTTTCAAAGGCACCTACTTGCTTCCAGTTGTATTAGGCATTGGAAGAAGCACTTTGATGAAGATATCCCTTTTGAGAGTCTATTGTCTTGCTACTGCTCTGTGCTTCATCAGTATTTTCAGGACTTTCACTGCTGCCCTCCTCTCTCAGTACAGTGGATTTGGGAGTCTTGCGCATAAAGAAGAGGAACTTCAAACAGGACAGCAAAGCTTCGGTAATGCTGGATGAGCAAAAGCTTTTTGCATGGGTGGCAGAACTGGTAGAACATCAACATGAAGAAGAATAGCCATGCAGTAACCTAACAGCAGCCTCAAGAACACAGCGGGGGTGCAGACATACATGTAGATATCTGTCTTATGAAGGTACCACACAGCAGGAGGAACGCGTTCTCCACGAACCGCAGTGTGTAGTACACAGTCATTTGGTACCAGTTTTGGGATTTGCTAATTAAGTCGGGATCATTGAGCTCCACCTGCACTGCCGACCAGCAGAACATGTTAATGCCAGCATACGAAGGTGAGAAAGGCACAGACGATGGTAGTGCCGACTCTGCTGAATTCCTTCTCTATGTTCTCGGGAAATGGGGATCTGCTACGCCGAAAAGAATCCACGGGAAGAAgtaaaaaccaaagaaattcGCCATCGTAACGGGGAAAATCCAGATTCGAAAggactgaactgaaaatgacCAACACCGTCACCCGTGTGGCAATCTCAAAGCTCCTCCACAGGAATATGCAGAGGTAGGCGGCTGGTTTCAACACGGACCCTCGTAATCATCGTACTTAATCTTAATGGCCAGGATGTTGCAGCGCAAGGCGCCGTATACAATGGACAGGAGAGAAAGCAGCATAAAAATACctacaaagagaaaacataaatCAGGACCTTCGGCTCAGCAGAAGTTACAGACATTGCAGCAGACTGGCGCACACGCAGTCATTTTCACCTGGGATTTTCCTGGGGATTCCCAGCAGGGTGTATGCCACAAAAGGCTTCCttacagatatttatatacatataaaatagaTATGTGGTGAAAAAATGAACTctactccagccaaaaccacCACATAACTCTAACCTACCTCCTGTTTTGGTCCCTGTTTGTTACTTTACAAGTAGCTAGAAAGAGCACTTCCCCTGCCAAGGGCTGTTCCTATATATACTGTCCTTGGTGATTATACAGCTCAGTCATAAGAGTATCCAACTTGCTCTCAAACTCTTACAGCACTCACAAGCACAGGAGTGCTACTTCCTCTCCATATAgatgaaaaactgcaaaacagaaGCTGAAACTCTGGAGTAACTCAGATGTGCAGATAACTTGGTGCTTGGTGAAGTTCTGCGTCGAAGTAATTGTTGAAGATCACAAGAAAGCTCTGTGAGAGAGCTCAAAATTGAAAGCCAAAGCAATTAAACCCAGAACCATCTGCACTGTCTCTGCCTGTGTAAGAGATATTTGCTCACCTGTGTTCAATGTGTTTTCctatatttccattttctttataCACCTATCTGTATCATGCATGTAAAAAACcactccttttaaaaatgtatttaaatgtcCAGATCAACTTTCAGTATCTACCCAGAAATCCCTGAAGG from Chiroxiphia lanceolata isolate bChiLan1 chromosome 2, bChiLan1.pri, whole genome shotgun sequence includes these protein-coding regions:
- the XK gene encoding LOW QUALITY PROTEIN: membrane transport protein XK (The sequence of the model RefSeq protein was modified relative to this genomic sequence to represent the inferred CDS: inserted 6 bases in 5 codons; deleted 7 bases in 6 codons), with translation MKFPGSVLVSLVLFLSETTAALCLSAAYRAAGEPMWHWLTLLCALLPCVLVQLSLVFIHRDVTRDRPLVLLLHLLKLGPLVRCVEAFYIYYHAGRVEDPYVSITKRVAGAQGWVLEEIEKEVGXAERKLRTHRSAXSRASVIQAFLGSAPQLTLQLYICVMQREITAARSIFMLLSLLSIVYGALRCNILAIKIKYDDYESVLKPAAYLCIFLWRSFEIATRVTVLVIFSSVLRIWIFPVTMANFFGFYFFPWILFXRSRSPFPENIEKEFSRVGTTIVCAFLTFXYAGINMFCWSAVQVELNDPDLISKSQNWYQMTVYYTLRFVENAFLLLXWYLHKTDIYMYVCTPAVFLRLLLGYCMAILFMLMFYQFCHPCKKLLSSSITEALLSCLKFLFFMRKTPKSTVLREEGSSESPENTDEAQSSSKTIDSQKGYLHQSASSNA